From the Argentina anserina chromosome 3, drPotAnse1.1, whole genome shotgun sequence genome, the window TCAACTTCTTCCTGTGCAATTTTCAGTTTCTTCTCTGCTTCTTCAGCTGAGTTTCGATTATCTTCAGCTTCTCGCTTCTGTTGAATAGCATTTTGCTTCATCTTCTCGGCTTCCAGTCTGGCGCTTTCGGTCTGTGATGACAACTGCTGGACTGCAGCACGATCTGCTTCTTCCTTGGCCCATTCAGCCTCGAGTTTGTTTTTCGCTATATCAGCAGTTAGACTAGTCGCAAGAGCTTCCAGTTCCGTTTCCTTGTTCTTGAGTTCAGCCTTTTCACTCTTCACATCCTCCAATTCCAGCCTGAGGGAGCTCACCAAGCTCCGAAGAGAGCTTTCTTCTTCAGCAACTTCCTGCAGCTTCTTTGTGGCTGCATTTAACTCCATTGTCACGAGTCTCACGGAGTCCATTTCAGACGCATGGGCTTTTCTCATTTCCTCTTGCAAGACCTCAACTTCCACTGTTGTTTGTCCAAGCTTTGCCTCCAGATTTTTGATTTGTTCAGGATCAACTTCCTCCTTGAGAGATAGCAGTTTGTCTTCTGCTTGTTGCTTGGCAGCTTTGTAAGCCTGTAGGCGGGCCTCCCTCTCGGCCACAACCTTTGCCTGTTCTTCTTGGGCATGTACAGAGACGACTTTGAGCTGCTCAATGGATCCTTGCATGCCTGCAATTTCCTTTTGGAGCTCGGTGACCCTGTCAGAGTTAACATTTGCAGAACGTTGAGCTTCTCCCGCCTGTTGGAATGCAACCAGTTTTGCTTCCAAGGCGGCATCAAAGTCCTGCCGGATTTTGGTGAGCTCTTGCTTTGCAGCATCAAGTTGGGTAACGATGCTTGTGTACTCGTTTCTTGCGTGGTCCAATTCCTTTTTCCAAGCAGCACCTTGAGTTGATTCTCTGGCTTTCACCTCT encodes:
- the LOC126789468 gene encoding WEB family protein At1g12150, with amino-acid sequence MANIRIKDHPKTSPGSPKVEVGEVDTRAPFQSVKAAVSLFGEVVTRGKQASSPKKKLSENELDKETQLLLARKELTNIKQQLESAETTKARAISELDKAKKTLEELDTNIKSISQSKQSAMKDAEEVKARAKSLEEVKARESTQGAAWKKELDHARNEYTSIVTQLDAAKQELTKIRQDFDAALEAKLVAFQQAGEAQRSANVNSDRVTELQKEIAGMQGSIEQLKVVSVHAQEEQAKVVAEREARLQAYKAAKQQAEDKLLSLKEEVDPEQIKNLEAKLGQTTVEVEVLQEEMRKAHASEMDSVRLVTMELNAATKKLQEVAEEESSLRSLVSSLRLELEDVKSEKAELKNKETELEALATSLTADIAKNKLEAEWAKEEADRAAVQQLSSQTESARLEAEKMKQNAIQQKREAEDNRNSAEEAEKKLKIAQEEVEVAKEAEKIALEQLKVLSGRPHDTTESTTPSTTGKIKLSLEDYECLSRKVKECERLAEIKEAECIVQVEAISVRKNEADKKLEANLKAIEEINTATNLALTNAESAESAKSAIEGELRKWRQEEQTGVAGESSMSPF